The Oscillatoria sp. FACHB-1407 genome contains the following window.
ATTCGTGACTGGAAACCTGCTCTCAATCGCTTCGCGATTGAATTCGGCGATCGCTTTCCAACTTGAGTTTTTACCCTTGACACAATCTATTTGACATACCCCAACCCAAAGCGACTTCACCACCACCAATGCAAGAAGCAAGGTGATGAGGTGAAGCTCTGCTACAAGCCCCTTCTACCAAGCACTTCCAGATGTGTTCTAGCAATTTAGGGGTACTCCAGTTGCTAGAACACTCTTCCCTGTTCCAATGGCACCTTCTGCACAGCTCCCCTTCCTTAACTTTCCTCACTGCCAATTCAGCAAACTCCTTAACTTTTCCCAATCGATTTGCAAAGGCAAAACCCTTATAACTAAAACATCGAAACCAATACACGCCTCAACCCAAAGGAACTCTAAACCATGACACTCATCTATCGCGGCACCTCCTACCAGATCAACACCACCGATGAAACCATAACTGGCACTATTAACTGTCAGTATCGGGGTGCAACCTACCGCGTTGAGCCTACTACCACAACCCAACCTCAGCCTCGTCACCTGCAATATCGGGGCATCTCCTACTAAGGCAATCAGGTAAGTTGTTTATCTAAACCGCTTCAACTACCTAGGACAACAAAGGCGATCGCTCCTCCTCTCAACCGTGCTTTGAGATCTGCTCATCACCTGCACTTCCACTGCCCAAAACACTTCAGGCGATCGCTCCTCCACCACAAAAGACCGTAAAGGCACAGGCTGTTGAGGCACACAGAGCAACAGAGGGAGTCATCTGCAAGACCCTCTCCCTGGCGATCGCCCCCTCACTTCTCAAAACGGCACTTCATCACACCACAACTGAGCTTTGCGGCTCATCTGCTGTGACCTTTGAACCTGGCTCTCCTCAGTTCCCTCACCCTCCAATGGCGGCAACACCAGAGGGTAGTGATCACCTTCAAAACAGAACTCCGCTCCCACCAGCTCGATCGCCGTTCTGAGGGCTACGGTATCATGCATCGAGGGCAGGCTAATCAGAGTGCAGCCGTCATACTCACAGCGCAGCATGAAAGCCACCTCGCGGGCTGCCTGGGGAGAGTCAAAGAGGAGTCGAAGAGGTCTCATGCCATGATGCATCGTACTAGCTGCTCCTTCTCTCAGATACCCTGAAGCTCACTGAGTGGAGGGGTGATTCTGCTGCGATCTCTCGTGAAAGACCCGAAAGCGATCGCACACGGCAAGGTTTCCTTCTTTCCCTTTTTCCCCCTTCTTTTCTTCTTTGGGGAATTCCTCATCCACCACAATATGGGGGTGTGGAGGGGTGAAGGGCTATGAGCGGCGAGGTTGTAGGGCGATGAGGCTGTGGTTATAGAGGAATTGAGAAGCTGTGGCGCAGTGGGAGTAAAGGCTATGGTGCTGCTGCATTGAAGGGGGTTGAACTGCCAGTGGAAGTGAGGATTGCCCGATCGCAAGCAAATGTTCTAGCAAGTGAGTATCCTCCAAGTTGCTAGAACAAAGGGTAGTGAGTGATGGACTGGCGATCGCCCTAAGCCTGGAACTGCCAAACCCCCTCCCTGTAATCCACAGCCAACTGAGTAACAGCAAGCATTGTGAGATCTAA
Protein-coding sequences here:
- a CDS encoding DUF4278 domain-containing protein → MTLIYRGTSYQINTTDETITGTINCQYRGATYRVEPTTTTQPQPRHLQYRGISY